The following are encoded together in the Drosophila biarmipes strain raj3 chromosome 3L, RU_DBia_V1.1, whole genome shotgun sequence genome:
- the LOC108028732 gene encoding uncharacterized protein LOC108028732 — MAEARENRRTAREVQQDFAVSLGYAEEIIWDLLSQEQAHVLDQKLRELIRDPPEPSAEELANRSRAENEKEAKARAKLIADNTKARQTIFDAVWEQRKYTNRQSLTALIYVMVVTDQKDVNRAEDSRTFSCHPVFRARRCITENSGRSSDSSDCCNLFIDETGRVYQNWEQYVDTNELPEGVMVAPEKGVYRLGTNGVRLDKYLTPAGRPNTKILGYLDTGSAIGGFAAACVPIAALLTLPVSAPLMAAAGAVGLASAGYATVRSGAKLVDRSKHEQSINVTNRDARGHWIGVAAGTVGLGAAGATTALTAATNAGQEVGAITQLTVNGMNISSIVVSGTGVANGVLDLILKVQDGDDITGMDVLQLSASLVLLTHSVYNFKLASTIITETANNNIAGFRDTLSNRQRRSFDKMSKETVRLRGTTRGKLDIIRNVNEMPSRQQFNDLYKINKNLNQQGVRYSFAPDGQGVLLNGEVQTTAAELRASVQHNQGPNVLGQVSQQIPASHGDSGRLHLDGLNPVSRLIGPMPTAKPRQEPSTYAAGVFALELSSVVVEGVTFALQEYGRVIFDHVINAESFEDLINGMADNLEPEVFDFVMKLTRTFMDTMLDDLTSMLKFFISTESVLFRILQQLMTHYPNMPYRVVEEHTGDIIRAVKEYFLSLNPNSYTRLQKCPNCVGYFSMCPL; from the exons ATGGCAGAAGCTAGAGAAAACCGCCGCACCGCCCGCGAAGTGCAACAAGACTTTGCCGTGTCTCTCGGCTACGCCGAGGAGATTATCTGGGATTT GCTGTCCCAGGAGCAGGCCCACGTGCTGGATCAGAAACTTAGGGAGCTGATTCGAGATCCTCCAGAGCCATCAGCTGAAGAATTGGCCAACAGGTCTCGTGCTGAAAATGAGAAGGAGGCGAAAGCCCGGGCGAAGCTTATCGCAGATAATACGAAGGCGCGTCAGACCATTTTCGATGCCGTTTGGGAGCAGC GTAAATACACCAACCGTCAATCGCTTACTGCCCTCATCTACGTAATGGTGGTGACCGACCAAAAGGACGTTAATCGCGCAGAGGACTCCAGGACTTTCAGCTGCCATCCTGTTTTCCGGGCCCGTCGATGCATCA CTGAAAACAGTGGTCGCAGCAGCGACAGCTCCGATTGCTGCAATCTGTTCATTGACGAGACGGGTCGTGTCTACCAGAACTGGGAGCAGTATGTGGACACCAACGAGCTGCCCGAGGGTGTTATGGTGGCCCCGGAGAAGGGTGTCTACCGCCTGGGCACCAATGGAGTGCGTCTGGACAAGTACCTAACGCCTGCTGGCAGACCCAACACGAAGATTCTGGGCTACCTGGACACGGGATCGGCGATCGGAGGCTTCGCTGCCGCCTGCGTGCCCATAGCTGCCCTCCTAACGCTGCCTGTATCGGCTCCGCTGATGGCCGCAGCCGGAGCCGTGGGTTTGGCCAGTGCAGGATACGCGACAGTCCGCTCCGGCGCCAAGTTGGTGGATCGCAGCAAGCACGAGCAGTCGATCAATGTCACGAACCGCGATGCACGCGGCCATTGGATTGGCGTGGCTGCGGGCACTGTGGGGTTGGGAGCTGCCGGAGCCACCACAGCCTTGACTGCGGCGACCAATGCCGGACAGGAGGTGGGAGCG ATCACTCAGTTGACTGTAAATGGCATGAACATCTCTTCCATCGTGGTTTCGGGCACTGGAGTGGCCAACGGTGTGCTGGACTTGATATTG AAAGTCCAGGATGGTGACGACATCACTGGCATGGATGTGTTGCAGCTGTCCGCTTCCCTGGTGCTGCTTACGCACAGCGTCTACAACTTCAAATTAGCTTCGACCATCATCACTGAGACGGCCAACAATAATATAGCCGGTTTTCGTGATACTCTTAGCAATCGACAAAG ACGCTCCTTCGACAAGATGTCCAAAGAGACCGTTCGACTGCGGGGCACCACTCGCGGCAAGCTGGACATTATTCGAAACGTGAACGAGATGCCATCGCGCCAGCAGTTCAACGATCTGTACAAGATCAATAAAAACCTGAACCAGCAGGGCGTGCGGTACTCTTTTGCACCCGATGGACAAGGAGTCCTGCTGAACGGTGAGGTGCAGACCACGGCGGCTGAATTGCGGGCCAGTGTGCAGCATAACCAGGGACCCAACGTCCTGGGACAAGTCTCTCAGCAGATTCCCGCTAGCCACGGAGACTCGGGGCGGCTGCATTTGGACGGCCTTAATCCGGTTTCCCGACTTATTGGACCAATGCCTACGGCGAAGCCGCGCCAGGAACCCAGTACTTATGCCGCTGGTGTGTTTGCCTTGGAGCTTAGCTCCGTGGTTGTTGAAGGCGTGACGTTTGCGCTGCAGGAGTACGGCAGAGTTATCTTTGATCACGTCATTAATGCCGAGAGTTTTGAGGACCTTATCAACGGCATGGCCGATAATCTAGAACCGGAAGTCTTTGACTTTGTCATGAAGCTGACACGCACCTTCATGGACACCATGCTAGATGACCTAACCTCTATGCTGAAGTTCTTCATTTCGACGGAGTCTGTGCTTTTCCGCATCCTGCAGCAGCTGATGACTCACTACCCGAACATGCCTTATAGAGTGGTGGAGGAACACACTGGAGATATCATACGAGCGGTCAAGGAGTACTTCCTGTCCCTCAACCCTAACTCGTATACCAGACTCCAGAAGTGCCCCAATTGTGTCGGCTACTTCAGCATGTGTCCCTTGTAA